In Aristaeella hokkaidonensis, the following are encoded in one genomic region:
- a CDS encoding SpoIIE family protein phosphatase: protein MKHSFLRKYIFPLLAACLALLIVNSGILKTPDRWVQDSLFQQPAVPSGDIIIIGIDEASLAALGPYGPSYRGYMAYALRTLASDPENLPAVVAVDILYEGETDPSVDNQFAQAAASLPHVVTACMANFGDKITWVDGHAVGLESSVLSLVNPYDALKNVTTQGHINAMADKDGILRHALLYVKDPYTGEKILSMASQTARIFLESKDSSFTLPYINSAGHYYVPFTGKPGAFNDNLSLLKLIQGEIPSAVWKDKIVLIGPYAAALNDYYFTAADKSKPMYGIEYQANVIQSLFDRNLKSEASEAFQFVLVAILCVCAAFLFFRLPIRFGGIICIFLLIISFFGAYLFWRAGLVVHVLWLPVAILLVYLAALIAHYIHASRERRALALEKERVSTELALATRIQSNFLPKIFPPFPDRHEFDLYASMTPAREVGGDLYDFFLIDDDHLCLVIGDVSGKGVPASLFMMLASALIHHVAMRELSPAKILSEVNAEICNRNPEEMFVTVWLGILEISTGILTAASAGHEYPTLCNPNGAFELVKDKHGFVLGGMPGIRYRDYTLSLEPGSKLFVYTDGVPEATDANQQMFGTDRMIQALNTATDKDPGTILKTVKNSVSAFVGNAEQFDDLTMLCLEFKGKPTEI from the coding sequence ATGAAACACTCTTTCCTCAGAAAGTATATCTTCCCTCTCCTTGCCGCGTGTTTAGCGTTATTAATTGTCAACTCCGGCATTCTCAAGACCCCTGACCGTTGGGTTCAGGATTCCCTTTTCCAGCAGCCCGCCGTCCCTTCCGGCGACATTATCATTATCGGTATAGACGAGGCCTCCCTGGCGGCTCTTGGCCCATATGGCCCTTCCTATCGCGGCTATATGGCATATGCACTCCGGACCCTTGCCTCCGACCCGGAAAACCTGCCCGCCGTTGTTGCTGTCGATATCCTTTATGAAGGGGAAACCGACCCTTCTGTCGATAACCAGTTTGCCCAGGCTGCCGCTTCCCTCCCTCATGTCGTCACTGCCTGTATGGCCAATTTCGGCGATAAAATCACGTGGGTAGACGGTCATGCCGTTGGCCTTGAATCCTCTGTCCTGAGCCTTGTAAACCCATATGATGCGCTGAAAAATGTAACTACTCAGGGCCATATCAACGCCATGGCTGACAAAGACGGTATTCTTCGTCATGCCCTGCTATACGTCAAAGATCCATATACCGGTGAGAAAATCCTCTCCATGGCCTCCCAGACAGCCCGGATCTTTTTGGAATCTAAGGATTCCTCCTTCACCCTGCCCTATATCAATTCCGCCGGTCATTACTACGTTCCCTTCACCGGCAAACCAGGCGCTTTCAATGATAACCTTTCCCTTCTGAAACTTATACAGGGAGAAATCCCTTCCGCGGTCTGGAAGGATAAAATCGTCCTCATCGGTCCTTACGCGGCTGCGCTGAACGACTATTACTTCACCGCTGCCGACAAGAGCAAACCCATGTACGGTATCGAGTATCAGGCTAACGTCATTCAGTCTTTGTTTGATCGTAACCTGAAATCCGAGGCCTCTGAAGCCTTCCAGTTTGTACTTGTGGCCATCCTCTGTGTCTGTGCCGCTTTCCTCTTCTTCCGCCTGCCCATTCGTTTCGGCGGGATCATCTGTATCTTCCTGCTGATCATCTCCTTCTTCGGAGCCTATCTCTTCTGGCGTGCAGGCCTTGTTGTGCATGTTCTCTGGCTGCCCGTAGCCATTCTTCTGGTTTATCTGGCTGCTCTGATTGCCCATTATATTCATGCTTCCCGTGAGCGCCGTGCCCTGGCCCTTGAAAAGGAGCGTGTCTCCACGGAGCTGGCCCTGGCCACCCGCATCCAGTCCAACTTCCTGCCGAAAATCTTCCCGCCTTTCCCGGATCGTCATGAATTCGACCTCTATGCTTCCATGACTCCTGCCCGGGAGGTCGGCGGCGACCTGTATGACTTCTTCCTCATTGATGATGATCATCTGTGCCTGGTCATCGGCGACGTATCCGGCAAGGGCGTTCCCGCATCCCTCTTTATGATGTTGGCATCCGCCCTGATCCATCATGTTGCCATGCGGGAACTTTCCCCGGCCAAGATCCTTTCAGAGGTCAACGCCGAGATCTGCAACCGCAACCCAGAGGAAATGTTCGTTACCGTCTGGCTGGGCATTCTGGAAATCTCTACGGGCATTTTAACCGCCGCCAGCGCCGGCCATGAATATCCGACCCTTTGTAATCCAAATGGCGCTTTTGAGCTTGTGAAGGACAAACACGGCTTCGTCCTGGGCGGCATGCCCGGCATCCGTTATCGTGATTACACCCTGTCCCTGGAGCCCGGCTCCAAGCTCTTCGTCTATACCGACGGTGTCCCCGAAGCCACCGACGCCAACCAGCAGATGTTCGGCACTGATCGCATGATTCAGGCCTTGAATACTGCCACCGATAAGGATCCCGGCACCATCCTCAAAACCGTAAAGAATTCCGTCTCCGCCTTCGTCGGCAACGCCGAACAATTCGACGACCTGACCATGCTCTGCCTCGAATTCAAAGGCAAGCCCACAGAAATCTAA
- a CDS encoding RNA polymerase sigma factor translates to MTTPEWENIYDLYCGKVMGYIAARVQRRADAEDLCADVFEKAFRKRDAFDESKASISTWIFTITRNTVIDYFRKTRPTEEPDENLASDEEVDEHLLSQETLSELATALNKLPEELQDIIVLMYYDGKPMTEVAMIMGLSYGAVKLRHQKALAQLKLMLRA, encoded by the coding sequence ATGACAACTCCTGAGTGGGAGAATATATATGATCTGTACTGCGGAAAGGTAATGGGGTATATTGCAGCCCGGGTGCAGCGCCGGGCAGACGCTGAAGACCTTTGCGCAGACGTCTTTGAGAAGGCATTCCGGAAGAGGGACGCCTTTGATGAGAGCAAGGCAAGTATCAGCACCTGGATCTTCACGATTACGCGGAATACGGTAATAGACTATTTCCGTAAGACGCGGCCGACGGAAGAACCGGATGAGAACCTGGCCAGTGATGAAGAGGTGGACGAACATCTGCTGAGCCAGGAAACGCTGAGCGAGCTTGCAACGGCACTGAATAAGCTGCCGGAAGAACTGCAGGATATCATCGTGCTGATGTACTATGACGGAAAGCCGATGACTGAAGTCGCCATGATCATGGGATTAAGCTATGGGGCAGTGAAGTTGAGGCATCAGAAGGCGCTGGCACAGTTGAAGCTAATGCTGAGAGCATGA
- a CDS encoding SpoIIE family protein phosphatase — translation MTILLSLLAYGGLTMYQSGMLSQLAAETSQKQQDTITDTTVGIMDQVVRENMERSSVLEAQITDDMFRSAKTRVMFLADYATEVFAHPENYTPHTYAPPKPENEGKLATQVLMADDVDPNDPEIQKNLGLVASMSETMISLCSVTDIANIYLGMPDGTFFSVSRNSGQWFLEDGSMKNYDVRTRHWYQQAEAEGKLCFSDVEVDATTGQMNIVCAMPIYYPDGKLAAVAGADVYLNDIMESLGASDVEGGFRAAVNHDGHVLFTTSTEPEFQARISAEAADLRTGENTELGQLVTDALEDQTDIRIVKLGSGNYYMMGVPLETVSWTLITAFSEERAETPVDMLQEKYTEIQSEATSTYRQKANNSKTIAFICIAGLAALLLLNTVIVGKRIVRPLNKITKRITELGEENPEFKMEETFRTGDEIEVLAESFADLSHKTVEYVGEVRRVTAENERIGTELNLARRIQAEMLPNIFPPFPERTDMNIYASMQPAKEVGGDFYDFFLIDNEHLGLVMADVSGKGVPAALFMMAAKILVQNHTMNGGSPAEVLQKVNNQICQKNKEQMFVTVWLGILNLKTGLLTAANAGHEYPILQGEDGRYELVKDKHGFVIGGLENVKYKDYTLQLNRGMKLFVYTDGIPEATNEAGEFYGTERLLETLNEHQGEDPTELIHHIHLDLKGFVGNAAQFDDVTMLCVQFLGTEPNEN, via the coding sequence GTGACTATCTTGCTGAGTCTGCTGGCATATGGCGGGCTGACGATGTACCAGAGCGGGATGCTTTCGCAGCTGGCGGCGGAAACAAGCCAGAAGCAGCAGGATACCATCACGGATACCACCGTGGGGATCATGGACCAGGTGGTACGGGAGAACATGGAACGTTCCTCTGTGCTGGAAGCCCAGATCACGGATGATATGTTCCGAAGCGCGAAGACCCGCGTTATGTTCCTGGCAGACTATGCCACAGAAGTGTTTGCCCATCCTGAAAACTATACGCCCCATACGTATGCTCCGCCCAAGCCTGAGAACGAAGGCAAGCTGGCAACGCAGGTACTGATGGCCGATGACGTGGATCCGAATGATCCGGAGATTCAAAAGAATCTGGGCCTGGTGGCCAGTATGTCCGAGACGATGATCTCCCTGTGCTCGGTAACGGATATCGCTAACATCTACTTGGGGATGCCTGACGGTACATTCTTCTCCGTAAGCAGGAATTCCGGACAGTGGTTCCTGGAAGACGGCAGCATGAAGAATTATGACGTACGGACACGGCACTGGTATCAGCAGGCAGAAGCGGAAGGGAAGCTGTGTTTCTCCGATGTGGAAGTGGATGCTACCACAGGACAGATGAATATCGTCTGTGCCATGCCGATTTACTACCCGGACGGAAAACTGGCAGCAGTAGCTGGAGCGGACGTTTATCTGAATGATATTATGGAGAGCCTGGGCGCTTCCGACGTGGAAGGCGGATTCCGAGCAGCGGTAAACCATGATGGTCATGTGTTGTTTACCACCTCCACAGAGCCGGAATTCCAGGCACGCATCAGCGCGGAAGCGGCGGATTTGCGGACAGGCGAGAATACCGAACTGGGGCAGCTGGTAACAGACGCACTGGAAGACCAGACCGATATCCGGATCGTGAAGCTGGGCAGCGGGAACTATTACATGATGGGCGTACCGCTGGAAACGGTGAGCTGGACGCTGATCACCGCATTCAGCGAAGAACGGGCAGAAACGCCCGTGGACATGCTGCAGGAGAAATATACAGAGATCCAGTCAGAGGCCACTTCTACCTACCGTCAGAAGGCAAATAACAGCAAAACCATCGCGTTCATCTGTATTGCCGGACTGGCGGCACTGCTGCTGTTGAACACGGTGATTGTTGGCAAGCGGATTGTAAGACCGCTGAACAAGATTACAAAGCGGATTACGGAACTGGGAGAAGAGAATCCGGAATTCAAGATGGAGGAAACCTTCCGCACCGGAGACGAGATTGAAGTGCTGGCAGAATCCTTCGCGGATCTGAGCCATAAGACAGTTGAATACGTGGGTGAAGTGCGCCGGGTGACCGCGGAGAATGAGCGGATCGGCACGGAGTTGAATCTGGCCAGACGGATCCAGGCGGAAATGCTGCCCAATATCTTCCCGCCATTCCCGGAACGGACGGACATGAACATCTACGCCAGTATGCAGCCGGCGAAAGAGGTCGGCGGAGACTTCTATGACTTCTTCCTGATTGATAACGAACACCTGGGCCTGGTCATGGCAGATGTAAGCGGCAAGGGAGTGCCGGCAGCCCTGTTTATGATGGCTGCCAAGATTCTTGTGCAGAACCACACCATGAACGGCGGAAGCCCGGCAGAAGTGCTGCAGAAAGTGAATAACCAGATTTGCCAGAAGAACAAGGAACAGATGTTCGTGACGGTATGGCTGGGCATCCTGAACCTGAAGACAGGACTGCTGACCGCAGCCAATGCCGGGCACGAGTATCCGATCCTGCAGGGCGAAGACGGACGGTATGAATTGGTCAAGGATAAGCATGGGTTTGTCATCGGCGGCCTGGAGAATGTGAAGTATAAGGACTATACCCTGCAGCTGAACAGAGGAATGAAACTGTTTGTCTATACAGACGGTATTCCGGAAGCGACGAATGAAGCAGGGGAGTTCTACGGAACAGAAAGGCTGCTGGAGACGCTGAATGAGCACCAGGGAGAAGATCCGACAGAGCTGATTCATCACATACACCTGGATCTGAAGGGGTTTGTGGGGAATGCGGCACAGTTTGATGATGTGACGATGCTCTGTGTTCAGTTCTTAGGAACTGAACCTAATGAAAACTGA
- a CDS encoding desulfoferrodoxin family protein, protein MNFYKVDGKIVISDVPVGEAIVANTTDGAYEKHVPVIEQTGDHVTVKIGSVAHPMLDVHYIEWIILETATGYQKHVLKPGEKPEAHFAVTEPVVAAYEYCNLHGLWVAKA, encoded by the coding sequence ATGAATTTTTATAAGGTTGATGGAAAGATTGTTATATCTGATGTGCCGGTTGGTGAGGCTATTGTTGCAAATACGACGGATGGAGCCTATGAGAAGCATGTGCCGGTGATTGAACAGACCGGTGATCATGTCACTGTGAAAATCGGATCAGTTGCACATCCCATGCTGGATGTCCATTACATCGAGTGGATTATCCTGGAGACTGCAACAGGGTATCAGAAGCATGTCCTGAAGCCTGGTGAAAAGCCTGAAGCGCACTTTGCTGTGACAGAGCCGGTCGTGGCGGCATATGAATACTGCAATCTGCATGGGCTGTGGGTGGCAAAAGCATAA
- a CDS encoding AAA family ATPase yields the protein MKVKRVELINFKRFTHVIVENIPETTKLVMLVGPNGSGKTSFIEALNHFYKYYGFYNVGDYYYLDKTSSTKPYDVNEWHHNTANKVDITFYDKTFSKTINNDDIKGHFYFRSAYRNEPDFEIRAMKMQKNPITSIRLNTLIQNDQTVSENYQRLIADTISGIYDSSNNGKTVAMLRDELVGKIQIALKNVFEDLNLSSLGQPLTNGSFFFTKGVIQDFDYQNLSAGEKATFDLILDLVVQSKYYEDAIYCIDEPEAHMHTKLQSKVLRELTKLIPEKSQLWISTHSIGMLQEAEQIEKEEPGSVVFLDFGGRDFDDDQIIQPVKIGKAVMEKFYELAFGDFSKLILPQTIVFCEGSTCGNKRKNFDKSVYSTLFENTHPEAFFISGGSCNDIENIEDKHGEILSTILKNSKIIKLVDRDDRSEQEIEDLKQKGIRVLRKRHLEAYLYDDSVIRKLCDKMGKQDKFNACIEAKKTAIKNSVNRGNPEDDIKSAGGEIYNAIKRELNLTRCGNNSESFLRDTLATLISPDMDIYKELEKEIFE from the coding sequence GTGAAAGTTAAACGCGTAGAACTTATAAATTTCAAGAGATTTACACATGTTATTGTAGAAAATATACCAGAAACCACGAAATTAGTAATGTTAGTTGGTCCTAATGGTAGTGGGAAAACCTCATTTATAGAGGCTTTGAATCACTTTTATAAGTACTATGGGTTTTATAATGTGGGTGATTACTATTATCTTGATAAAACTAGTAGTACAAAGCCGTATGATGTTAATGAATGGCATCATAATACAGCGAATAAAGTGGATATTACCTTCTATGATAAAACTTTTTCAAAAACGATAAATAATGATGATATAAAAGGTCATTTCTATTTTAGAAGTGCATATAGGAATGAGCCTGATTTTGAGATTCGTGCTATGAAAATGCAAAAAAACCCAATTACATCTATTCGTTTAAACACATTAATTCAAAATGATCAAACAGTTTCGGAAAATTATCAGAGATTAATTGCAGATACAATCTCAGGAATATATGATTCATCGAATAACGGTAAAACGGTTGCAATGCTTCGCGATGAATTGGTGGGGAAAATACAAATAGCTCTAAAAAATGTATTTGAAGATTTGAATTTGAGTTCTCTTGGGCAACCGCTAACAAATGGGAGCTTTTTCTTCACAAAAGGAGTTATACAAGATTTCGATTATCAGAATCTTTCAGCTGGAGAGAAGGCGACATTTGACCTTATATTAGATTTAGTAGTTCAATCTAAGTACTATGAAGATGCGATTTACTGTATTGATGAACCAGAAGCCCATATGCACACAAAACTCCAGAGTAAAGTGCTGCGAGAATTGACAAAGTTGATTCCCGAGAAATCACAACTTTGGATATCAACACATTCTATAGGAATGCTTCAGGAAGCTGAACAAATTGAAAAAGAAGAACCAGGCTCAGTTGTGTTTTTAGACTTTGGAGGGCGTGATTTTGATGATGATCAAATAATACAGCCGGTCAAGATTGGTAAAGCTGTAATGGAAAAATTCTATGAACTTGCATTTGGAGATTTTTCCAAACTAATTTTGCCGCAAACTATAGTTTTTTGTGAAGGTAGTACATGCGGGAATAAAAGAAAGAATTTTGATAAATCGGTTTATTCCACATTGTTTGAAAATACTCATCCTGAAGCTTTCTTTATATCGGGTGGTTCATGCAATGATATAGAAAACATAGAGGATAAGCATGGTGAGATATTATCAACAATTTTGAAGAATTCAAAAATAATAAAGTTAGTAGATCGAGATGATCGGAGTGAACAAGAAATTGAAGATTTAAAACAAAAAGGGATAAGAGTACTACGCAAAAGACATTTGGAAGCGTATTTATATGACGATTCAGTTATAAGAAAACTATGTGATAAAATGGGTAAACAAGATAAGTTTAATGCATGTATAGAAGCAAAAAAAACAGCAATAAAAAACTCTGTAAATAGAGGAAATCCAGAAGATGATATTAAATCTGCAGGTGGTGAGATATATAATGCAATAAAGCGAGAATTAAACCTAACGCGTTGTGGGAATAATTCAGAATCCTTTTTGCGTGATACTTTAGCTACGCTTATATCACCTGATATGGATATTTATAAAGAACTCGAAAAGGAAATTTTCGAATAA
- a CDS encoding radical SAM protein: MEKYCDPFAKRYTEQVLWTITGRCNFRCRFCCVNTPDSALDEMTHLEAIQAIDRMAKCGVRSLKISGGEPFVREDFWSLVDYALEKGMKIDKIYTNGWLLMDSVLDQFEQRGMKPEFCVGFDGVEKHDWMRGIKGAEQAARNALIRCCLRGFPTSVEMNIHRGNTDVLRETVDVLADLGVRKIICHEVRNNDMWKHYAAGNEMSTKEYVEAVLRYIPEYYADGMRVVVRFEGVVDLYKGTGEYRVIDYKNEGKKGYLGWYIGPDGQIVSWKRITDDMENVWKEGYLEKVRETCEQAKKRFTTCSA; this comes from the coding sequence ATGGAAAAGTACTGTGATCCGTTTGCCAAGCGATATACTGAACAGGTTTTGTGGACGATCACCGGAAGGTGCAACTTCCGGTGCAGGTTCTGCTGCGTCAATACGCCGGATTCCGCCCTGGATGAAATGACACATTTGGAAGCGATCCAGGCAATTGACCGGATGGCAAAATGCGGCGTGCGGAGCCTGAAGATTTCCGGAGGGGAACCGTTTGTACGGGAGGACTTCTGGAGCCTGGTGGACTATGCGCTGGAAAAAGGCATGAAGATCGACAAGATCTATACCAACGGCTGGCTGCTGATGGACAGCGTACTGGATCAGTTTGAACAGCGCGGTATGAAACCGGAATTCTGCGTGGGCTTTGACGGCGTGGAAAAGCATGACTGGATGCGGGGCATCAAAGGAGCGGAACAGGCGGCAAGGAACGCACTGATCCGCTGCTGTCTCAGGGGATTCCCGACCAGCGTTGAGATGAACATTCACCGCGGGAATACGGATGTTCTGCGGGAAACGGTGGATGTACTTGCAGACTTGGGCGTCAGGAAGATCATTTGTCATGAAGTCAGAAATAATGACATGTGGAAGCACTATGCCGCCGGGAATGAGATGAGCACAAAGGAATACGTGGAAGCCGTACTTCGGTATATTCCAGAGTATTATGCCGATGGAATGCGTGTAGTTGTGCGCTTTGAAGGCGTAGTGGATCTGTATAAGGGTACAGGAGAATACAGGGTTATAGATTATAAGAATGAAGGCAAAAAAGGATATTTAGGCTGGTATATAGGCCCGGACGGCCAGATTGTATCGTGGAAGCGTATTACAGACGATATGGAGAATGTGTGGAAGGAAGGATATCTGGAGAAGGTAAGGGAAACGTGTGAACAAGCGAAGAAAAGATTCACGACGTGTAGCGCGTGA
- a CDS encoding PqqD family protein — MRMIRARDGFVMQKMLDEYMIIATGENADHFRKIIQTNETGAFYWGMIEKGTTFEKLIAVSMERYVDLDEPTARQDIGEFLESISPAIETIQ, encoded by the coding sequence ATGCGGATGATCAGGGCCAGGGATGGGTTCGTCATGCAGAAGATGCTGGACGAATACATGATCATAGCCACCGGGGAGAACGCGGATCATTTCAGGAAGATTATCCAGACCAATGAAACAGGGGCGTTCTACTGGGGAATGATTGAAAAGGGAACGACCTTTGAAAAGCTGATTGCAGTTTCCATGGAACGCTACGTGGACCTGGATGAGCCTACCGCCAGGCAGGACATTGGCGAATTTCTGGAGAGTATCTCTCCCGCAATAGAAACCATTCAATAA
- a CDS encoding metallophosphoesterase family protein, which translates to MRTIIIGDIHGCNKELCALLDKVKPEKEDQVILLGDLFDRGPESWEVFHTVKSLQRTYGDQFVLLRGNHEDYLLREKLTLKERMIWDKVGKGATVASFKAHGEKMEEAAPWIREHCRMYYKGEGFQCVHAGLLIDPIEANDTETLIHDHGIAMRNCYKGPLTIVGHIALENPTWFAGDEATTEVLPYNEERPLPEKGTICIDTGCGKGGKLTALVKIQNKYNLICM; encoded by the coding sequence ATGAGAACCATCATCATCGGCGATATCCACGGGTGCAATAAGGAACTGTGCGCACTTCTGGATAAAGTTAAACCGGAAAAGGAAGACCAGGTCATCCTGCTGGGTGACCTGTTTGACCGTGGGCCGGAAAGCTGGGAAGTATTCCATACCGTAAAGAGCCTGCAGCGGACCTATGGAGATCAGTTTGTGCTCCTGCGGGGAAACCATGAGGATTACCTGCTGAGGGAGAAGCTGACGCTGAAGGAGCGGATGATCTGGGATAAGGTGGGAAAAGGCGCAACGGTCGCTTCCTTCAAGGCACACGGGGAGAAGATGGAAGAGGCGGCTCCCTGGATCCGGGAACACTGCAGGATGTATTACAAGGGAGAAGGCTTCCAGTGCGTGCATGCAGGGCTCTTGATCGATCCCATTGAAGCGAATGATACAGAGACCCTGATCCATGATCACGGGATCGCGATGAGGAACTGCTATAAAGGACCGCTGACGATCGTGGGGCATATCGCCCTGGAAAACCCGACGTGGTTTGCAGGGGACGAGGCCACAACGGAAGTCCTGCCGTATAATGAGGAACGGCCGCTGCCGGAAAAGGGCACAATCTGTATTGATACAGGCTGCGGAAAAGGCGGAAAATTAACGGCATTAGTGAAAATACAAAACAAATACAATTTGATATGTATGTAA
- a CDS encoding ABC transporter substrate-binding protein gives MKKLGMKKLALVLVLVLALCLTGCAGKEAKKQEGFAPKLDTKADCTITVSGHYENFEALETEFNRFAEHYPNVNLKYVYMDDYKNNIATALESSEAPDIFFTYSSWGDTEYAQAENLADPATGIDLSCIRESLLYKDAAGNVPTVPVYTTTYGMLVNEEIFEKNKIAIPKTYDELIAACEALKAAGYASPIMAYNNGSEMLFPMFYPYFCAQIQGKEDVIRKMNNMEEGAGEYMRSALELAADFMSRGYIDLESCSQIANNYEALILRFFEGDVPMMMASGNTVSGTEKREKKSEAFTAHPFKYSYHPVPSTKEGGYFLNLVSIGFAVNKNSQNLEMANEFMRFLVTPGEMNRMAQAKRMVTPCTDMSLDGVYAAFGGMDASRVINMSELGLADTPDAQVRKAGWQVSNGTMTVDEAVAAFGTLQ, from the coding sequence ATGAAAAAGCTGGGAATGAAGAAGCTTGCGCTGGTATTGGTTCTGGTGCTCGCACTGTGCCTGACAGGGTGCGCGGGAAAGGAAGCAAAGAAGCAGGAAGGCTTTGCACCGAAGCTGGACACCAAGGCCGACTGCACGATTACCGTATCCGGGCACTATGAGAACTTTGAAGCGCTGGAGACGGAGTTCAACCGGTTTGCGGAACACTATCCGAACGTGAACCTGAAGTACGTCTACATGGACGACTATAAGAACAACATCGCGACCGCGCTGGAGAGCAGTGAGGCGCCGGATATCTTCTTTACCTATTCTTCCTGGGGAGACACGGAATACGCGCAGGCGGAGAACCTGGCGGATCCGGCAACGGGAATCGACCTGAGCTGCATCAGGGAAAGCCTGCTTTATAAGGACGCGGCAGGGAACGTGCCGACGGTGCCGGTCTATACCACCACCTACGGCATGCTGGTGAATGAAGAGATCTTTGAGAAGAACAAGATTGCGATCCCGAAGACCTATGACGAGCTGATCGCCGCCTGTGAGGCCCTGAAGGCCGCCGGATATGCCAGCCCCATCATGGCCTACAATAACGGCAGCGAGATGCTTTTCCCCATGTTCTATCCCTACTTCTGCGCGCAGATCCAGGGGAAAGAGGACGTCATCCGGAAGATGAACAACATGGAGGAAGGCGCGGGCGAATATATGCGCAGCGCGCTGGAACTGGCGGCGGACTTCATGAGCCGGGGATATATAGACTTGGAAAGCTGCAGCCAGATCGCCAACAACTATGAGGCATTGATCCTGCGGTTCTTTGAAGGGGACGTTCCCATGATGATGGCTTCCGGCAATACGGTATCCGGTACGGAAAAGCGGGAAAAGAAGTCGGAAGCCTTTACCGCCCATCCCTTCAAGTACAGCTATCATCCGGTGCCCTCCACGAAGGAAGGAGGATACTTCCTGAACCTGGTATCCATCGGGTTTGCGGTGAACAAGAACAGCCAGAACCTGGAGATGGCCAATGAGTTTATGCGCTTCCTGGTAACACCCGGGGAGATGAACCGGATGGCCCAGGCCAAGCGGATGGTGACGCCCTGCACGGATATGTCCCTGGACGGCGTGTATGCCGCCTTCGGCGGGATGGACGCGAGCCGGGTCATCAACATGTCGGAGCTGGGACTGGCGGATACGCCGGACGCCCAGGTGCGCAAGGCCGGCTGGCAGGTGAGCAACGGCACCATGACCGTGGATGAAGCGGTGGCCGCTTTCGGAACCCTGCAATAA